In one window of Pseudobdellovibrionaceae bacterium DNA:
- a CDS encoding FMN-binding glutamate synthase family protein: protein MRKEFVIASIIVVVANIAAIFIYPPFLWSMVVFGPLLVIGYFDFFQPHRGIRRNFPIVGNFRYIFELIRPEINQYFVESNTDGKPFSREQRSIVYQRAKGQLDTLPFGTQKNVDEIGYEWVNHSFMAKLPVNENLRVVVGGPDCAKPYNASILNISAMSYGALSKNAILSLNGGAKDGGFAHNTGEGGLSPFHLEPGGDLIWQIGTGYFGCRASDGRFSPERFAENSQVENVKMIEIKISQGAKPGHGGILPAAKVSKEIAAIRGVPVGQDVMSPPAHSAFSTPLEFVEFVQTLRKLSGGKPVGMKFCVGKRREFLAICKAMVETGITPDYVAVDGGEGGTGAAPFEFSNHVGAPLMESLIFVHNALVGVGVREKVKVIAGGKVTTGFGIIKRIAAGADLIYSARAMMMALGCIQALRCNANVCPAGIATQDPYLNAGIHVPTKRKRVQRFHHETVKSAAHILGAMGLDDPSQLRPWHVMRRVGPLEVRHYGEIFEFLEKGSLLGEHPPKNFERAYKAATSRSFSAGDTAATTMV, encoded by the coding sequence ATGAGAAAAGAGTTTGTCATCGCATCGATTATTGTGGTGGTTGCAAACATTGCGGCCATTTTCATTTATCCACCTTTTTTGTGGTCCATGGTTGTCTTTGGTCCACTACTCGTGATTGGATATTTTGATTTTTTCCAACCGCACCGTGGTATTCGACGCAATTTTCCCATCGTGGGAAATTTTCGGTATATATTTGAATTAATACGGCCTGAGATCAATCAGTATTTTGTGGAGTCTAACACAGACGGAAAGCCTTTTAGCCGCGAGCAGCGCTCCATCGTTTATCAAAGAGCCAAAGGTCAGCTCGACACTCTGCCTTTTGGCACGCAAAAGAATGTGGATGAAATCGGTTATGAGTGGGTGAACCACTCGTTTATGGCAAAACTTCCGGTTAACGAAAATCTGCGTGTGGTGGTGGGCGGGCCCGATTGTGCAAAACCCTACAATGCCAGTATCTTGAATATTTCAGCCATGAGCTATGGAGCGCTCAGTAAGAATGCCATTTTATCTTTAAATGGTGGCGCAAAAGACGGGGGCTTTGCTCACAATACGGGAGAGGGTGGGCTTAGTCCTTTTCACTTAGAGCCAGGTGGAGACTTAATTTGGCAAATTGGTACCGGGTACTTTGGTTGCCGAGCCAGTGATGGGCGTTTTTCGCCAGAGCGATTTGCTGAAAATTCACAAGTTGAAAATGTAAAAATGATTGAAATAAAAATTTCCCAAGGGGCAAAGCCCGGTCACGGAGGTATTCTCCCTGCAGCGAAAGTCAGTAAAGAGATCGCTGCGATTCGCGGGGTGCCTGTGGGGCAAGATGTGATGTCACCTCCAGCCCACTCAGCATTTTCCACTCCGCTTGAGTTTGTGGAGTTTGTTCAGACCCTCAGAAAACTCTCCGGCGGGAAACCCGTGGGTATGAAGTTTTGTGTGGGCAAGAGAAGGGAGTTTCTGGCCATTTGTAAAGCAATGGTGGAGACAGGGATCACACCTGACTACGTGGCCGTTGATGGTGGTGAAGGCGGAACCGGAGCGGCGCCTTTTGAATTTTCAAACCATGTGGGAGCCCCACTCATGGAATCATTGATTTTTGTACACAATGCCCTTGTGGGTGTGGGTGTGCGAGAAAAAGTAAAAGTGATTGCCGGCGGCAAGGTCACCACAGGATTTGGCATTATAAAACGAATAGCAGCAGGAGCGGATCTTATTTATTCAGCGCGGGCGATGATGATGGCCTTAGGCTGCATTCAGGCCTTGCGCTGCAACGCCAATGTCTGCCCGGCAGGAATAGCCACACAGGATCCCTATTTGAACGCGGGCATTCACGTGCCGACAAAAAGAAAACGAGTTCAGCGCTTTCACCATGAAACCGTTAAAAGCGCAGCCCATATACTAGGTGCCATGGGGCTTGATGACCCCAGTCAGTTGCGCCCCTGGCATGTGATGCGACGAGTGGGGCCGCTCGAGGTGCGACACTACGGCGAAATCTTCGAGTTTCTCGAAAAAGGGTCACTCTTGGGCGAGCATCCGCCGAAAAATTTTGAGCGGGCCTATAAAGCCGCCACGTCCCGCTCTTTTTCGGCGGGAGATACTGCAGCCACGACAATGGTCTAG
- the typA gene encoding translational GTPase TypA codes for MTHTPSDILNFRNIAIIAHVDHGKTTLVDHLLRQAGTFQAHQEVEDRLMDSMDLERERGITIAAKNASFMYNNIKVNIVDTPGHSDFGGEVERILDMVDGAILLVDASEGPLPQTRFVLGKALKQNLKVIVCINKIDRSDARVNEVLDEIFDLFIDLDATEEQCDFDVVYTVAREGWATKNHEVKGENLKPLYDLIIDKVPPPESNPDGPLQILVANIDYNNFVGRLAVGRIRSGHISVGDEVLVVTEDAPKKIKVSALFVFSGKDQKPVKTAVAGDIVVVAGFDEINIGDTITSIDKPAPLPRIAVEEPTVGVIVSVNDGPFSGRDGKQVTSRKIKDRLDQELLRNVAIRVEPGNSPESFKLFGRGELQLAILLEQMRREGFEVTVSKPQVILKKEDGKTLEPMELAIIDVPEEFVGVVTEKLGTRKGVMTNMSNKGSGRARVEIKIPARGLIGYRSEFLTDTRGTGLLNTQFAGFEEYRGDLKTRHTGAIVADRQGKATAYALDTLGDRGRLFITPGAEVYQGMVVGEANKSFELNVNVTKEKKLTNMRASGSDDNIKLAPVKPMTLEQALEWITEDELVEITPSHIRVRCRELDPNRRKTK; via the coding sequence ACCATCGCTGCAAAAAATGCTTCGTTTATGTACAACAACATCAAAGTCAATATCGTGGACACTCCCGGGCACAGTGACTTCGGCGGCGAAGTGGAGCGTATTCTTGATATGGTGGATGGAGCTATTCTTCTAGTGGACGCCAGCGAAGGACCGTTGCCGCAAACACGATTTGTATTGGGTAAAGCTCTTAAACAAAACCTAAAAGTAATTGTTTGTATCAATAAAATTGATCGATCTGATGCACGGGTGAACGAAGTTTTAGACGAAATTTTTGATTTGTTCATTGACCTTGATGCCACCGAAGAACAGTGTGACTTCGATGTGGTTTACACTGTAGCTCGCGAGGGCTGGGCCACAAAAAACCACGAAGTCAAAGGCGAAAACTTAAAACCCCTTTACGATTTGATCATCGACAAAGTGCCGCCGCCAGAATCAAACCCTGATGGCCCCCTACAAATTTTGGTGGCGAACATTGACTATAATAACTTTGTGGGAAGACTGGCCGTGGGTCGAATTCGATCTGGCCACATTTCTGTTGGCGACGAAGTCTTAGTGGTCACTGAAGATGCGCCAAAGAAAATCAAAGTCTCTGCCCTATTTGTGTTTTCAGGCAAAGACCAAAAACCCGTAAAGACGGCTGTTGCCGGTGACATTGTGGTTGTTGCAGGTTTTGATGAAATCAATATCGGCGATACCATTACTTCCATTGACAAGCCGGCACCTCTTCCGCGCATCGCCGTGGAAGAACCCACGGTGGGCGTGATTGTTTCTGTAAATGACGGGCCATTTTCAGGGCGTGATGGAAAGCAAGTGACCAGTCGAAAAATTAAAGATCGATTGGACCAAGAACTTTTGCGAAACGTGGCCATTCGGGTGGAGCCCGGAAACTCACCAGAAAGTTTTAAACTTTTTGGCCGGGGAGAACTGCAACTCGCCATCTTGTTAGAGCAGATGCGACGAGAAGGGTTTGAGGTCACGGTAAGTAAACCGCAGGTGATTTTAAAAAAAGAAGACGGCAAAACTCTTGAACCTATGGAACTTGCCATCATAGATGTGCCTGAAGAATTTGTCGGTGTGGTCACCGAAAAACTCGGAACCCGTAAAGGTGTAATGACAAATATGTCGAACAAAGGCTCTGGTCGCGCAAGAGTAGAGATAAAAATTCCGGCACGAGGATTAATTGGGTACCGCTCGGAGTTTTTAACAGACACGCGCGGCACTGGGCTTTTGAACACTCAGTTTGCCGGATTTGAAGAGTATCGTGGGGACTTAAAAACCCGCCACACGGGAGCCATCGTCGCCGATCGACAGGGCAAGGCCACAGCCTATGCACTGGATACTTTAGGTGACCGGGGCCGACTGTTTATCACTCCTGGCGCTGAAGTGTACCAAGGCATGGTCGTGGGCGAAGCTAACAAATCTTTTGAACTCAACGTGAACGTGACAAAAGAAAAAAAGCTCACCAATATGAGAGCCTCCGGCAGTGATGACAACATCAAGCTGGCTCCCGTAAAACCGATGACCCTTGAACAGGCTCTGGAGTGGATCACTGAAGATGAGTTGGTAGAAATCACGCCCAGCCACATTCGCGTGCGCTGCCGTGAGCTTGATCCTAATCGCCGAAAAACCAAATGA